The proteins below are encoded in one region of Knoellia sp. S7-12:
- a CDS encoding DUF2087 domain-containing protein, translating into MDRPAPTEALANRDAILRAFIGADGRLSSIPTKLTKRLVILDHIAQSFEPGIRYTEAEVNDVMHQFHPDHAALRRYLVENELLERDAGVYWRAGGTTSS; encoded by the coding sequence ATGGATCGCCCCGCCCCGACCGAAGCCCTGGCCAACCGCGACGCCATCCTGAGGGCGTTCATCGGGGCTGACGGTCGCCTCTCGAGCATCCCCACCAAACTGACGAAGCGCCTCGTCATCCTCGACCACATCGCCCAGTCCTTCGAGCCCGGCATCCGCTACACCGAGGCCGAGGTCAACGACGTCATGCATCAGTTCCACCCCGACCACGCTGCCCTGCGCCGCTACCTCGTCGAGAACGAGCTTCTCGAACGCGACGCGGGCGTCTACTGGCGAGCCGGCGGCACCACCAGTTCCTGA